The DNA segment gacgacgaaggcAACGACGACGACGCTGCTAAGATTCCTGATATACCCGAGGGTGATTTCCAGGGTCAGTCACAGgcagaaccagaaccagaagCAGAACCAGAAGCAGAACCAGAGGCAGAACCAGAAGCTGAACCAGAGCCTGAGCCTGAGCCTGGGTGCAAGTGTAAGGACAAGACCAAAACACAAACTGGTTCACAGCAGGACGAAGCAAAACCTGAAACGGATATGGATCCTGAGTGTGAACCTGCAAGTGAACCGGGACAAGAGACTGGAAGTGAACCGGAACAGGAGGCTGGAAGTGAACCGGGACAAGAGACTGGAAGTGAACCGGAACAAGAGGCTGGAAGTGAACCGGGACAGGAGACTGGAAGTGAACCGGGACAGGAGGCTGGAAGGTGAACCGGGACAGGAGGCTGGAAGTGAACCGGGACAGGAGGCTGGAAGTGAACCGGGACAGGAGGCTGGAGGTGAACCGGGACAGGAGGCTGAAGGTGAACCGGGACAGGAGGCTGCAAGTGAACCGGGACAGGAGGCTGCAAGTGAACCGGGACAGGAGGCTGCAAGTGAACCGGGACAGGAGGCTGCAAGTGAACCGGAACAGGAGGCTGGAAGTGAACCGGGACAGGAGGCTGCAAGTGAACCGGGACAGGAGGCTGCAAGTGAACCGGGACAGGAGGCTGCAAGTGAACCGGGACAGGAGGCTGGAAGTGAACCCGGACAGGAACCCAACAAGTCGTCTGAAGCAGCATCATCGGAGAACACATCGGGAGAGAGCGACGCCACGCAGCCAGACACCGGGGACAGCAAACCctcggaggagaaggagaagcccTTGGAGTCTGACGCAGAATCCATCACAACTTTAAAGCCGCGACCAGCATCCAAGCCCACGCCCATGCCGGTGTCCGAGCTCCTCGTCACCACCATGGGCCTCTTCGACAGCCAAGAGGACGACAAAAGCCCCGAGAACGTTTCAGATCCTAATGACTCCCAGTCAGACGAGCGGGCAGAGGGATTCGAGCGAACATCACAAAAGAACCCAGGAACTTACGATAACCTCTCGCTGGTGAGACCGCTGGTGAGGCGACCCCCGCTCCTCGCCAACAACCCGCTGCCCACAGTAGCCCTGAGGAGGCGCGTGCCGATTCATGTGCCGGGGCCGTTAGTGCGGGAGTAACTAGCGTCAGCACTGTGGATGGACTGATCgactgagtgattgagtgagtgagtgggtgggtgagtgaatgggtgggtgagtgagtgtcaATGCAAGGAAGACAAGTCATAAACGGAAGGACAATGACGCGTTAGCAAGTTTAGAGTATCCATTTGCATTGCTGTTTGCACTGCAGTTTGAGCTTATGCAATTATCTAATTTTCGGAGACAAAATATCAAACTGTACTGCTTCAGAATGGATGTATATGTTGTATCCTTAGTTACGTCAAGTCTGTAAGCCTTAAACTGTACACACATGTACAGCTGACGTGTTGACATAAGCCATGCAGGAGTGGCTCCATACACACGTACGCTCCctaccgccacctccaccaggCTGTCATTCAACCACTCGGTTGCTTACATGACAGACTATAGGAAATATCTATTGTATCCTTTAAGTAATTAGACTAGctcaaaatttatatatatatatatatatatatatatatatatatatatatatatatatatatatatatatatatatatatatatatatacatatatatgtaaacATTGGAACCGTTGCTCAGAATACAAGCGTAAGTTTAGAATAATTCCATGTTTATGAAGATAAGCAGCATTATTGAGCCATCTCGTCGTTAGTTAGGTGTTTCCTGTTTGTGTTTTGCTTTCGAGGCATTATTACTTTAGGCTTcacgtgtttccttttttcccttttaaatAAAATGTCCACGCGAATTACTGTTTCATCATTCcagatgataaataaaatacgAAGCATAATTGAATAAAAGATAGGATAGGAGGATTTCAAGGCACAGTTAATCAACATGAATATCATGTCAACAGTAGAAATATAGCGGGGAGTCAACCCGAGGAGTAAAAAATAGACCActattgaaataaataaaggtggCTGAGAATACAGGTGTCTCGAGaccgctggaggaggaagaggaggtaaggttCTGAGGTTAAGACATCAGGTGACCaggaggtatgtgtgtgtgtgtgtgtgagcgagagagagagagagagagagagagagagagagagagagagagagagagagagagagagagagactgtcaaggtgaaggtgagagactgtcaaggtgaaggtgagagaCTGTCCAGGTGAAGGTGAGAGACTATCCAGGTGAAGGTGAGAGATTGTcaaggtgaaggtgagagactgtcaaggtgaaggtgagagactgtcaaggtgaaggtgagagacagtcaaggtgaaggtgagagaCTGTCCAGGTGAAGGTGAGAGACAGTCCAGGTGAAGGTTAGAGACAGTcaaggtgaaggtgagagaCTGTCCAGGTGAAGGTGAGCGACTGTCCAGGTGAAGGTGAGCGACTGTCCAGGTGAAGGTGAGAGACTGTcaaggtgaaggtgagagactgtcaaggtgaaggtgagagacagttcaggtgaaggtgagagactgtcaaggtgaaggtgagagactgtctaggtgaaggtgaaggtctTTGCATCTCTCCTTGAGACTCCAATATCAAGTACTGCTAACAGACCCTCAGGTAACAAAGTAATCATTGGCTTACCTGTGCCtgatcgctctctctctctctctctctctctctctctctctctctctctctctaatcaagaaaaaaatatagaggtacgggaaaaaaaatgaagagggaatgaaatgatggaaagaaaatgcaaaaatgtgaaagtaaaaatgaagagaaagataacgaataggagggagaagaagcggAAATAAttcaaagaggaaaaggaaaggaaaaaaatcatgaaaacaagtagaataggagaggaggaagaggaaagcgagagagaggaggaaaatatataaaagtgcAGAGGGGATGAAagattggaggaaaggagaggaagacgggAAAActatgaaagaaggagaaaagaaaaaaagaaaagaaaaataacaattaggagagaacgaggaagaggaaaagaaaacgagtgataaaaaggtgaaagaaaacggaaggggagtgaaaatgaaagataaatagaagtataggaaagaataaaaagaaagaaatacagagatatataaaagaagaaccagcagataaagaaaaggcaagaagGTGACTATACGAAATATCAAAGTCACTCCCTGAAGGTCAAGAACACTGGGTTGGGATGCTGACTT comes from the Portunus trituberculatus isolate SZX2019 chromosome 29, ASM1759143v1, whole genome shotgun sequence genome and includes:
- the LOC123510622 gene encoding coiled-coil domain-containing protein 8 homolog, which codes for MTTTTKVKTTTTKATTTTLLRFLIYPRVISRVSHRQNQNQKQNQKQNQRQNQKLNQSLSLSLGASVRTRPKHKLVHSRTKQNLKRIWILSVNLQVNRDKRLEVNRNRRLEVNRDKRLEVNRNKRLEVNRDRRLEVNRDRRLEGEPGQEAGSEPGQEAGSEPGQEAGGEPGQEAEGEPGQEAASEPGQEAASEPGQEAASEPGQEAASEPEQEAGSEPGQEAASEPGQEAASEPGQEAASEPGQEAGSEPGQEPNKSSEAASSENTSGESDATQPDTGDSKPSEEKEKPLESDAESITTLKPRPASKPTPMPVSELLVTTMGLFDSQEDDKSPENVSDPNDSQSDERAEGFERTSQKNPGTYDNLSLVRPLVRRPPLLANNPLPTVALRRRVPIHVPGPLVRE